AAACCGCAATACGTTTCATCGTACTTCCGGCGTAGAGGGAAACAAAAATTTTAAATTTGTAAAAGGGGGGTCCTAAAAGTGAACAAACAGGAATTTGTGAATGTATTGGCTGAGGAGCTGAAAAAAGAAGGGGTTAACATCACTAAAAAGGATACCGCAAAAGTGGTAGATGCTTTCTTAAAGGTCGTGGAAAATGAGCTGAAGAGCAACGGCAAGGTTCAGTTGGTGGGATTTGGTACTTTTGGCGTTAAGGAGAGAGCAAGCCGCAGAGGGCGTAATCCACAGACCGGCAAAGAGATTGTTATTCCTGCTGCCAAGGTGCCCTATTTCCGTCCAGGCAAAATGCTGAGAGACGCAGTCAAGTAAGCGGTTATTACAAGTAACAAGATTTCTTTGAAAAGATAGGTTGGTTTTTTGAAGAAGGAGGGATTTTTCCCTCCTTTTTTATGGGGTTTGTGCTATGCTCTGTGATTACCACATTCATACCTTTCGCTGCGGAGATGCTCAAGGCACGTACCAGGAATACGTACAGAGAGCGATTGAAGTAGGTCTTTCTGAAATAGGCTTTTCAGGACACTCTCCGCAATACTTTCTCCCTCCTCACCGTCGGAAAAGGA
This portion of the Thermatribacter velox genome encodes:
- a CDS encoding HU family DNA-binding protein is translated as MNVLAEELKKEGVNITKKDTAKVVDAFLKVVENELKSNGKVQLVGFGTFGVKERASRRGRNPQTGKEIVIPAAKVPYFRPGKMLRDAVK